From a region of the Alnus glutinosa chromosome 1, dhAlnGlut1.1, whole genome shotgun sequence genome:
- the LOC133858272 gene encoding uncharacterized protein At3g49140-like isoform X2 encodes MMMMMMESAMAVRFSAGANVCSSTALPYCRSMWSSEDLHGVHVTSCGLSHSGSFDSPWNRIRRLKGRYLTRRNTLIKNRIRASVEHLDSAWDPEKQNGTSQYHPDEEIAEPMSENGGDVRLTTAETSRTILEVNSKATLLFSSLINDEVHENILLPDLPYVTDEHGNIYFQVNNGDGDDVFQSLTSENNFVQVIIGLDTMEMINDMELSGPSEIDFGIEEIEDEDSDVEDDDDDEDNDEDDDYDTDWVAVLEDEDEDEDEGELDESDETLADWAKLETMRSSHPMYFAKKLSEVASDDPIDWMDEPSASVAIQGLLRPAFIEEQSVIQKHRSDHKSSNADVNQVGEIVEDKLEDLGMINDHRHESGSSENSSIWAEEAEKDDIPVNGTSFYRLEMTRIQFFSSYGHPTVVEVEDFMKAQPDAIAHSAAKIISRLKAGGEKTTQALKSLCWRCKGLPVEATSEYSAERQLNDLLFPRIPYKPQKMKQTYQNEC; translated from the exons ATTGTCGCTCAATGTGGAGCTCGGAGGATTTGCACGGAGTCCATGTCACCTCTTGCGGGCTCTCTCACTCTGGCAGTTTCGATTCGCCGTG GAATAGAATTCGAAGATTAAAAGGCCGGTACCTGACAAGAAGGAACACACTCATAAAAAATAGAATTCGAGCCTCTGTGGAGCATTTGGACTCAGCTTGGGATCCTGAAAAGCAGAATGGGACGTCACAGTACCATCCAGATGAGGAAATTGCTGAGCCTATGTCAGAAAATGGTGGAGATGTTAGACTTACAACCGCAGAAACTTCTAGGACAATTCTTGAG GTAAATAGCAAAGCGACACTCCTGTTTTCCAGTTTGATCAATGATGAAGTTCATGAGAACATTCTCTTGCCTGACTTGCCTTATGTTACTGATGAACATGGAA ATATATACTTTCAAGTGAACAatggtgatggtgatgatgTGTTTCAATCTCTAACTTCAGAAAATAACTTTGTG CAAGTCATTATAGGCTTGGATACTATGGAAATGATCAATGACATGGAGTTATCAGGTCCATCGGAAATTGATTTTGGAATTGAGGaaattgaagatgaagatagcgatgttgaagatgatgatgatgatgaggataatgatgaagatgatgattaTGATACG GACTGGGTTGCCGttcttgaagatgaagatgaagatgaagatgaaggtGAGCTGGATGAATCTGATGAGACACTTGCAGATTGGGCAAAGTTGGAGACAATGCGTTCTTCTCATCCAATGTATTTTGCCAAAAAACTATCTGAG GTTGCTTCAGATGATCCGATAGACTGGATGGATGAGCCTTCAGCTAGTGTTGCTATCCAGGGCCTTCTAAGACCTGCTTTTATTGAAGAACAATCTGTCATCCAGAAGCATCGATCTGACCATAAGTCCAGTAATGCTGACGTAAACCAGGTTGGGGAAATTGTAGAAGACAAACTAGAAGATCTTGGTATGATTAATGATCACAGACATGAATCAGGGTCATCTGAGAATAGTTCAATCTGGGCAGAGGAAGCTGAGAAGGATGACATCCCTGTAAATGGAACTTCATTTTACAGGCTGGAGATGACTAGGATTCAGTTTTTCTCCTCGTATGGACATCCG ACTGTTGTTGAGGTAGAAGACTTCATGAAAGCTCAACCTGATGCTATTGCACACTCAGCAGCCAAAATTATATCTCGTCTAAAAGCTGGTGGAGAAAAGACCACACAGGCCCTCAAATCTCTTTGTTGGAGATGTAAGGGTCTCCCAGTGGAG GCCACTTCAGAATACAGTGCTGAGAGGCAGCTTAATGATCTACTATTCCCAAGGATCCCCTACAAGCCGCAAAAGATGAAACAAACCTATCAAAATGAATGCTAA
- the LOC133858272 gene encoding uncharacterized protein At3g49140-like isoform X1, translating into MMMMMMESAMAVRFSAGANVCSSTALPYCRSMWSSEDLHGVHVTSCGLSHSGSFDSPWNRIRRLKGRYLTRRNTLIKNRIRASVEHLDSAWDPEKQNGTSQYHPDEEIAEPMSENGGDVRLTTAETSRTILEVNSKATLLFSSLINDEVHENILLPDLPYVTDEHGNIYFQVNNGDGDDVFQSLTSENNFVQVIIGLDTMEMINDMELSGPSEIDFGIEEIEDEDSDVEDDDDDEDNDEDDDYDTDWVAVLEDEDEDEDEGELDESDETLADWAKLETMRSSHPMYFAKKLSEVASDDPIDWMDEPSASVAIQGLLRPAFIEEQSVIQKHRSDHKSSNADVNQVGEIVEDKLEDLGMINDHRHESGSSENSSIWAEEAEKDDIPVNGTSFYRLEMTRIQFFSSYGHPTVVEVEDFMKAQPDAIAHSAAKIISRLKAGGEKTTQALKSLCWRCKGLPVEEAALIGVDTLGFDLKVCSGTLVQTLRFAFNTRATSEYSAERQLNDLLFPRIPYKPQKMKQTYQNEC; encoded by the exons ATTGTCGCTCAATGTGGAGCTCGGAGGATTTGCACGGAGTCCATGTCACCTCTTGCGGGCTCTCTCACTCTGGCAGTTTCGATTCGCCGTG GAATAGAATTCGAAGATTAAAAGGCCGGTACCTGACAAGAAGGAACACACTCATAAAAAATAGAATTCGAGCCTCTGTGGAGCATTTGGACTCAGCTTGGGATCCTGAAAAGCAGAATGGGACGTCACAGTACCATCCAGATGAGGAAATTGCTGAGCCTATGTCAGAAAATGGTGGAGATGTTAGACTTACAACCGCAGAAACTTCTAGGACAATTCTTGAG GTAAATAGCAAAGCGACACTCCTGTTTTCCAGTTTGATCAATGATGAAGTTCATGAGAACATTCTCTTGCCTGACTTGCCTTATGTTACTGATGAACATGGAA ATATATACTTTCAAGTGAACAatggtgatggtgatgatgTGTTTCAATCTCTAACTTCAGAAAATAACTTTGTG CAAGTCATTATAGGCTTGGATACTATGGAAATGATCAATGACATGGAGTTATCAGGTCCATCGGAAATTGATTTTGGAATTGAGGaaattgaagatgaagatagcgatgttgaagatgatgatgatgatgaggataatgatgaagatgatgattaTGATACG GACTGGGTTGCCGttcttgaagatgaagatgaagatgaagatgaaggtGAGCTGGATGAATCTGATGAGACACTTGCAGATTGGGCAAAGTTGGAGACAATGCGTTCTTCTCATCCAATGTATTTTGCCAAAAAACTATCTGAG GTTGCTTCAGATGATCCGATAGACTGGATGGATGAGCCTTCAGCTAGTGTTGCTATCCAGGGCCTTCTAAGACCTGCTTTTATTGAAGAACAATCTGTCATCCAGAAGCATCGATCTGACCATAAGTCCAGTAATGCTGACGTAAACCAGGTTGGGGAAATTGTAGAAGACAAACTAGAAGATCTTGGTATGATTAATGATCACAGACATGAATCAGGGTCATCTGAGAATAGTTCAATCTGGGCAGAGGAAGCTGAGAAGGATGACATCCCTGTAAATGGAACTTCATTTTACAGGCTGGAGATGACTAGGATTCAGTTTTTCTCCTCGTATGGACATCCG ACTGTTGTTGAGGTAGAAGACTTCATGAAAGCTCAACCTGATGCTATTGCACACTCAGCAGCCAAAATTATATCTCGTCTAAAAGCTGGTGGAGAAAAGACCACACAGGCCCTCAAATCTCTTTGTTGGAGATGTAAGGGTCTCCCAGTGGAG GAGGCAGCACTTATTGGTGTAGATACCCTTGGGTTTGACTTAAAGGTTTGCTCAGGAACACTAGTACAGACATTGCGGTTTGCATTTAATACAAGG GCCACTTCAGAATACAGTGCTGAGAGGCAGCTTAATGATCTACTATTCCCAAGGATCCCCTACAAGCCGCAAAAGATGAAACAAACCTATCAAAATGAATGCTAA
- the LOC133861748 gene encoding receptor-like protein EIX2, protein MSVLGDMVALVDADLSFNNLEGVMPQTLENLHTLQVLDLPNNNISREVYFLKLLDVFSQMMLLDLPHNDLEGKIPRFLGNLCNLQHLDLSDNKLRGGTLPDQLGKHKKLSVLSLDGNKLSSPIPMSLGKLSSLRMLSGAEYEYRRSLALITSVDLSSNNLIEEIPEQLTSLYGLQFLNLSNNQLHEKIPEKINAIKLLESLDVSMNQLSGAIPKSMASLTFLSHLNLSYNFSSRIPSSTQLHSFSELNFISNHDHCGRPLMRSCVGDDSPIEPTPNADDKGGEDGGWIDMKLFYMSMPFGFVVGFWGVFGPLAFNKAWRSAFFKFLDDMKYILFNGVLKE, encoded by the exons ATGTCAGTTTTAGGGGATATGGTTGCTCTTGTTGATGCTGACCTCTCTTTCAACAACCTTGAAGGAGTGATGCCACAAACTTTGGAGAATCTTCACACCTTGCAAGTACTAGACTTGCCAAACAATAACATAAGTAGAGAG GTGTACTTCCTAAAGCTATTGGATGTCTTTTCACAAATGATGCTTCTTGACCTGCCACATAATGATCTTGAAGGAAAAATACCAAGATTCTTGGGAAATCTGTGTAATCTGCAACATTTGGATTTATCTGATAACAAACTTAGGGGAG GTACTTTGCCTGACCAACTAGGGAAGCATAAAAAACTCTCCGTTCTTTCACTTGACGGTAATAAACTTTCTAGTCCAATTCCCATGTCTCTAGGAAAACTGTCTTCATTGAGGATGCTTTCG GGAGCAGAGTATGAATATAGAAGGTCACTTGCTCTCATCACAAGCGTGGACCTCTCAAGCAACAATTTAATTGAAGAAATCCCTGAGCAACTCACTAGTCTTTACGGCCTACAATTCTTGAATTTGTCCAATAATCAACTCCATGAAAAGATTCCAGAGAAGATAAATGCCATAAAATTATTAGAGTCTCTCGATGTCTCAATGAATCAACTCTCAGGTGCAATACCTAAAAGCATGGCTAGTTTAACATTTTTGAGCCATCTGAACTTATCATACAACTTCTCCAGTAGAATTCCCTCCAGCACTCAGCTTCATAGCTTTAGTGAACTAAATTTTATTAGCAACCATGATCATTGTGGACGTCCACTTATGCGTAGCTGCGTTGGAGATGACTCCCCCATTGAGCCAACACCAAATGCTGATGATAAAGGCGGCGAAGACGGTGGCTGGATTGACATGAAGTTGTTTTATATGAGCATGCCATTTGGATTCGTGGTGGGGTTCTGGGGTGTATTTGGTCCATTAGCTTTCAACAAGGCTTGGAGATCTGCtttctttaagtttttggaTGACATGAAGTATATACTCTTCAATGGTGTTTTGAAAGAGTGA
- the LOC133862681 gene encoding receptor-like protein EIX2, producing the protein MTYVNLSKASNWLQVMNVLPSLSELRLSRCELDKYDPIPYVNFSSLTMLDLSHNWFPYSTFDWFHSLTSLVTLDLSDTQIHIPLRVAVQNMSCLRNLHLSNNNFSSTDLNMLYNISTLERLDLAYNNIQGVLPSAIGSLSGLMHLDLSTNGFEGKLPRSLGNMCNLQHLDLSYNKLGGGVYELLGNSSACTVKNMEFLDLSRNQLSGTLPDQLGEHKKLSILILGYNMLSGQIPVCIGNLSSLRKLDVSGNQLTGTIPVSLGHLSNLEWLSISNNFLEGFVSNMHFSKLTKLKTLQAYSNLLTLRVTSNWVPPFQLRDLKMGSLRLGPRFPAWLQSQKDIRFLDLSNASISDVIPFWFWSLCSQIRILDLSQNQIRGSIPSLSCGGSVFLGLNNFSGPLPHISSNIQDLDLSNNSFHGSLSPLVCKQKERMEGGQVNVLDLSNNLISGELPDCWMNYSFLQVLNLGSNKLTGNIPSSIGSLSWLQHLSLERNNLFGNLPLSLQNCKSLEIADLNENLLSGSLPIWLGNSSAYLKALSFRSNRFYGNIPKEFCNLNSLQIMDLAHNKLSGPIPRCFSSLSAMVKLNSSIKAVGYGWEKSVFLVTKGKGYEYGKNLDLVTSMDLSSNNLIGEILDELTSLYGLQFLNLSNNQLHGKIPEKINALKLLESLDVSMNQLTGVIPQSMTNLTFLSYLNLSYNNLSGRIPSGTQLQSFSALSFIGNHDLCGPPLMPSCVGDGSSLETTPTAEDEGREDSAWIDMKWFYMSMPFGFVVGFWGVFGPLAFNKAWRSAFFKFLNDMKYKFFNGD; encoded by the coding sequence ATGACTTACGTCAATCTTAGTAAAGCATCTAACTGGCTACAGGTGATGAACGTGCTCCCTTCTCTATCAGAGTTACGCTTGTCTCGTTGTGAACTTGATAAGTATGATCCTATTCCTTATGTTAATTTTTCATCTCTCACTATGCTTGATCTTTCACATAACTGGTTTCCTTATTCAACATTTGACTGGTTTCATAGTCTTACATCTCTTGTTACACTTGATCTAAGTGACACTCAGATTCATATCCCACTTCGGGTTGCTGTCCAAAACATGTCTTGTTTGAGAAATCTGCATCTCTCAAATAACAACTTCTCTTCCACAGATCTTAACATGTTATACAATATAAGTACTCTTGAAAGACTTGATCTTGCATATAACAACATTCAAGGTGTACTTCCTAGTGCCATTGGATCCCTTTCCGGACTGATGCACCTTGACCTGTCAACCAATGGTTTTGAAGGAAAATTACCAAGATCCTTGGGAAATATGTGTAATCTGCAACATTTGGATTTATCTTACAACAAACTTGGGGGAGGTGTGTATGAACTGTTAGGAAATTCTTCTGCATGCACAGTCAAAAATATGGAGTTTTTAGACTTGTCTCGGAATCAACTTTCAGGTACTCTGCCTGATCAATTGGGAGAGCATAAAAAACTGTCGATTCTTATTCTTGGCTATAACATGCTTTCTGGTCAAATTCCCGTGTGTATAGGAAATTTGTCTTCATTGAGGAAACTTGATGTCTCTGGCAATCAACTAACTGGAACAATTCCTGTAAGTCTTGGACATCTTTCAAATCTTGAATGGTTAAGcatctctaacaattttttagagggttttgtttcaaatatgcatttttccaagctaacaaaattgaaaacacTTCAAGCCTATTCAAACTTGTTGACTTTGAGAGTAACTTCTAATTGGGTTCCTCCTTTTCAACTTCGAGATTTGAAGATGGGATCATTGAGACTAGGGCCACGATTCCCTGCCTGGCTTCAATCACAAAAAGATATTCGATTTCTAGATTTATCGAATGCAAGTATTTCGGATGTTATCCCTTTTTGGTTTTGGAGCCTCTGTTCCCAAATTCGTATTCTCGATCTTTCTCAAAACCAAATTCGTGGCAGTATTCCAAGTTTATCTTGTGGAGGATCAGTCTTTCTTGGTTTAAACAACTTTTCTGGCCCTCTCCCACATATCTCTTCTAACATTCAGGATTTAGATCTTTCCAATAACTCATTCCATGGATCTCTTTCTCCCCTCGTTTGTAAACAAAAAGAGAGAATGGAAGGAGGTCAAGTAAATGTTCTTGATTTGTCAAACAATCTCATATCTGGAGAACTTCCTGACTGTTGGATGAACTATTCTTTTTTACAAGTGTTAAACTTGGGGAGCAATAAGCTAACAGGAAATATACCGAGTTCCATAGGTTCTTTATCTTGGCTTCAGCACTTGTCCTTGGAGAGAAATAATTTGTTTGGAAATTTACCGTTGTCCTTGCAAAATTGCAAATCCCTAGAGATTGCCGATCTCAATGAGAATCTTTTGTCTGGCAGCTTACCCATTTGGTTGGGAAATAGTTCAGCCTATCTTAAGGCTCTCTCATTTCGCTCAAACAGATTTTATGGCAATATTCCTAAGGAGTTTTGTAACCTCAATTCTCTTCAAATCATGGACCTTGCACATAACAAATTATCAGGACCCATTCCTCGATGCTTTAGTAGTTTGAGTGCCATGGTGAAACTCAACTCTAGTATAAAAGCGGTCGGATATGGTTGGGAAAAATCAGTATTCTTGGTAACCAAGGGAAAAGGGTATGAATATGGCAAGAATCTTGATCTCGTCACAAGCATGGACCTTTCGAGTAACAATTTAATTGGAGAAATCCTTGATGAACTCACCAGTCTCTACGGCCTACAATTCTTGAATTTGTCCAACAATCAACTTCATGGAAAGATTCCTGAAAAAATCAATGCCTTGAAATTATTGGAATCTCTCGATGTCTCAATGAATCAACTCACAGGTGTAATACCTCAAAGCATGACGAATTTAACATTCTTGagttatttaaatttatcatataACAACCTTTCTGGTAGAATTCCGTCCGGCACTCAGCTTCAAAGCTTTAGTGCACTGAGTTTTATTGGCAACCATGATCTTTGTGGACCTCCACTTATGCCGAGCTGTGTTGGAGATGGCTCATCCCTTGAGACAACACCAACTGCTGAAGATGAAGGCAGAGAGGACAGTGCATGGATCGATATGAAGTGGTTTTATATGAGCATGCCATTTGGATTTGTAGTGGGGTTTTGGGGTGTATTTGGTCCATTAGCATTCAACAAGGCTTGGAGATCGGCTTTCTTTAAGTTTTTGAATGACATGAAGTATAAATTCTTCAACGGTGATTAA